A single Thunnus thynnus chromosome 6, fThuThy2.1, whole genome shotgun sequence DNA region contains:
- the LOC137185241 gene encoding uncharacterized protein — MSQASSITYFTRTHQRTLLYFVISSFQVKAVPVPSLYHPCTIPVPSLYHPCTIPAPSMHHPCIIPAPSLYHPCTIPAPSLYHPCTIPALSLYHPCTIPVPSLYHPCTIPAPSMHHPCIIPAPSLCHPCIIPVPSLHHPCTIPAPSLYHPCTIPVPSLHHPCTIPVPSLHYPCTIPAPSLYHPCTIPVPSLHHPCTIPASSLRHPCAIPASSLYHPCTIPVPSLHHPCTIPAPSLYHPCTIPAPSLYHPCTIHAPSLHHPCTIPVPSLHHPCAIPAPSLHHPFIIPVPSLHHPFIIPVPSLHHPCTIPVPSMHHPCTIPVPSLCHPCIIPVPSLHHPCTIPSSSLYHPCTIPASSMHHPCTIPASSMHHPCTIPVPSMHHPCTIPASSMHHPCTIPVPSLHHPCTIPAPSLHHPCIISTVKAHSLDPGVSCETPS; from the exons ATGTCACAGGCTTCCAGCATCACCTATTTCACCAGGACGCACCAAAGAACCTTGCTGT ACTTCGTCATTTCTAGTTTTCAAGTAAAAGCAGTCCCTGTACCATCCCTGTACCATCCCTGCACTATCCCTGTACCATCCCTGTACCATCCCTGTACCATCCCTGCACCATCCATGCACCATCCCTGCATCATCCCTGCACCATCCCTGTACCATCCCTGTACCATCCCTGCACCATCCCTGTACCATCCCTGTACCATCCCTGCACTATCCCTGTACCATCCCTGCACCATCCCTGTACCATCCCTGTACCATCCCTGTACCATCCCTGCACCATCCATGCACCATCCCTGCATCATCCCTGCACCATCCCTGTGCCATCCCTGCATCATCCCTGTACCATCCCTGCACCATCCCTGTACCATCCCTGCACCATCCCTGTACCATCCCTGTACCATCCCTGTACCATCCCTGCACCATCCCTGTACCATCCCTGTACCATCCCTGCACTATCCCTGTACCATCCCTGCACCATCCCTGTACCATCCCTGTACCATCCCTGTACCATCCCTGCACCATCCATGCACCATCCCTGCATCATCCCTGCGCCATCCCTGTGCCATCCCTGCATCATCCCTGTACCATCCCTGCACCATCCCTGTACCATCCCTGCACCATCCCTGTACCATCCCTGCACCATCCCTGTACCATCCCTGTACCATCCCTGCACCATCCCTGTACCATCCCTGTACCATCCATGCACCATCCCTGCACCATCCCTGTACCATCCCTGTGCCATCCCTGCATCATCCCTGTGCCATCCCTGCACCATCCCTGCACCATCCCTTCATCATCCCTGTACCATCCCTGCACCATCCCTTCATCATCCCTGTACCATCCCTGCACCATCCCTGTACCATCCCTGTACCATCCATGCACCATCCCTGCACCATCCCTGTACCATCCCTGTGCCATCCCTGCATCATCCCTGTGCCATCCCTGCACCATCCCTGCACCATCCCTTCATCATCCCTGTACCATCCCTGCACCATCCCTGCATCATCCATGCACCATCCCTGCACCATCCCTGCATCATCCATGCACCATCCCTGCACCATCCCTGTACCATCCATGCACCATCCCTGCACCATCCCTGCATCATCCATGCACCATCCCTGCACCATCCCTGTACCATCCCTGCACCATCCCTGCACCATCCCTGCACCATCCCTGCACCATCCCTGCATCATCTCCACAGTGAAGGCCCACAGTTTGGATCCTGGAGTTTCCTGTGAGACGCCAAgttaa